The genomic DNA CACCCCGCTGGAGATGATCGATCGGGCGGTCTCGATCGCCGCCCGCCCGGAGGTCGTGTTCACCAGTTACGGTGACATGCTGCGGGTTCCGGGCACCACGGGCGATCTGCTCGGCGTGCGGGCCCGCGGCGGCGATGTCCGGGTGGTCTACTCCCCGCTGGACGCCGTGACGATCGCCCGCGACAATCCCGGCCGGGAGGTGGTGTTCTTCGCCGTCGGCTTCGAGACCACCGCGCCCGCCAACGCCATGGCGATCCTGCACGCCGCGACCACCGGGGTCGACAACTTCAGCGTGCTGGTCAGCCACGTGCTGGTGCCACCGGCGATCACCGCGATCCTGGACGCCCCGGACAACCGGGTGCAGGGCTTCCTGGCGGCCGGGCACGTGTGCGCCGTGATGGGCTGGACCGAATACGAGCCGATCGTCGCACGGTACCGGGTGCCGATCGTGGTCACCGGATTCGAACCGCTCGATCTGCTCGAGGGCATCCTGATGGTGGTGCGGCAGCTGGAGTCCGGCCGCGCGGAACTCGGCAACCAGTATGTCCGTGCGGTGCGGCGGTCCGGCAATACCGCTGCGCAAGAAGCGATCCGGCGGGTGTTCCGAGTCACCGAACGCACCTGGCGGGGCATCGGCGCCATCCCCGCGAGCGGGCTGGCCCTGGCTCCCGAATTCGCCGGATACGATGCGCACCAGCGGTTCTCGGTCCACGACACCCGATCCGCGGAGAATCCCGACTGCATCGCCGGGGCGATCCTGTGCGGCACCGCGCTGCCCACCGACTGCGCCGCCTACGGCGTCCGCTGCACGCCCCGCAATCCGCTGGGCGCGCCGATGGTTTCGGCCGAGGGCACCTGCGCCGCCTTCTACACCGCGGGCCGCCGCCCGTCCACCGCCGCCGTATCCACGCCTGTGCGACCGAGGAGGACCTAGTGGCCGCCATCGATCCGGTGCGGGCGAGCTGCCCGCTCCCGCGTGCCGAAACCGAGCGAGTGCTGCTCGGGCACGGGTCCGGCGGGCAGCTGACGGCCGAGCTGCT from Nocardia terpenica includes the following:
- the hypD gene encoding hydrogenase formation protein HypD, with the translated sequence MKYLDEYRDPMLARRLLSELRATATRPWSIMEVCGGQTHTLVRQGIDELLPAGIRMIHGPGCPVCVTPLEMIDRAVSIAARPEVVFTSYGDMLRVPGTTGDLLGVRARGGDVRVVYSPLDAVTIARDNPGREVVFFAVGFETTAPANAMAILHAATTGVDNFSVLVSHVLVPPAITAILDAPDNRVQGFLAAGHVCAVMGWTEYEPIVARYRVPIVVTGFEPLDLLEGILMVVRQLESGRAELGNQYVRAVRRSGNTAAQEAIRRVFRVTERTWRGIGAIPASGLALAPEFAGYDAHQRFSVHDTRSAENPDCIAGAILCGTALPTDCAAYGVRCTPRNPLGAPMVSAEGTCAAFYTAGRRPSTAAVSTPVRPRRT